The genomic window ATATTTCATTGTAAAGATAAACCTTAGCTATTTTGGGTTTTCCAAAATTAAAATTTTCTATTATTATTAAACTTAATCCAAAAAGAATAATTAAGATTACAATTAAAGCTATTATGAAAATATAAATCTTTCTCATTTATTACTCACCTTTTTTCTTTATAGATCTCTTAAACTCTTCAAACAACTTAACAATCTTTTCATCTTTCTTAACCTTCTTAGGTTTCTTAGATAAATATCTTCCCCAGCCTTCTCTTGGTTTAAATAATGTTATTATATGCCCAATAACACTAACCACTTCTGCATCACAAGCTTTAGCTAATTTTTCAGCTATTTCATATTTATCTTCTTTTAATAAAGCTGATTTTCTCACTTTAATTTTTATAAGTCCTCTCTCTTTTAATTGCCTCTCCACTTCTTTTATAACCTTATCACTTCCCTCTTTACCTACCCAAACAACAGGTTTTAAATGATGAGCTTTAGCCCTTAACATTCTTTTCATTTTTCCAGTTAATCTCTTTTCCATATTTTCACCACCAAAAATTATTTTTAGTTTTTAAATATATATAATTATTAAGTGATGGTTATGAATTTTGATAAGTATTATAAGGAGTATGATGAATGGTTTGAAAAGAACAAAGAAATTTATTTAAAAGAGTTGAATGCACTAAAAAAATATATTCCTAAAGGAAAAGGGTTAGAGGTAGGTGTAGGAA from Methanocaldococcus villosus KIN24-T80 includes these protein-coding regions:
- the yhbY gene encoding ribosome assembly RNA-binding protein YhbY; its protein translation is MEKRLTGKMKRMLRAKAHHLKPVVWVGKEGSDKVIKEVERQLKERGLIKIKVRKSALLKEDKYEIAEKLAKACDAEVVSVIGHIITLFKPREGWGRYLSKKPKKVKKDEKIVKLFEEFKRSIKKKGE